The following are encoded together in the Plasmodium knowlesi strain H genome assembly, chromosome: 8 genome:
- a CDS encoding proteasome subunit beta type-5, putative, giving the protein MADTGGGLMSEIDNLINDMEEEEENYDELQFCVAPVRVPRNFIKDAKTKNNKLFDFHKGTTTLAFKFKDGIIVAVDSRASMGSFISSQNVEKIIEINKNILGTMAGGAADCLYWEKYLGKIIKIYELRNNEKISVRAASTILSNILYQYKGYGLCCGIILSGYDHTGFNMFYIDDEGKKVEGNLFSCGSGSTYAYSILDSAYDYNLSLEQAVELARNAIYHATFRDGGSGGKVRVFYIHKNGYDKIIEGEDVYDLHYHYTNPAQNDQYVM; this is encoded by the coding sequence ATGGCAGATACCGGGGGGGGGTTGATGAGCGAAATTGATAATTTAATCAATGAcatggaagaggaggaagaaaattacgaTGAGCTGCAATTCTGTGTAGCCCCAGTCAGAGTTCCAAGAAATTTCATAAAAGATGCCAAgacaaaaaataacaaactCTTTGATTTTCACAAAGGTACAACCACATTGGCCTTCAAATTTAAGGATGGAATAATAGTAGCAGTGGACTCAAGAGCTTCCATGGGTTCTTTTATATCTTCACAAAACGTAGAGAAAATTatcgaaataaataaaaacattttagGGACAATGGCAGGAGGAGCGGCAGACTGTTTGTattgggaaaaatatttaggaaaaattataaaaatttatgaattgagaaataatgaaaaaatctCTGTCAGAGCAGCCAGTACCATTTTGAGTAATATTTTATATCAATATAAGGGATATGGATTATGCTGTGGAATTATTTTAAGTGGTTATGATCACACCGGTTTTAATATGTTTTACATTGATGATGAGGGGAAGAAGGTGGAGGGCAATTTATTTAGTTGTGGAAGTGGTAGCACTTATGCTTACTCCATTTTGGACTCTGCGTATGATTATAATTTGAGTCTAGAACAGGCCGTAGAACTAGCCAGGAATGCAATTTACCATGCCACCTTCAGGGATGGCGGATCTGGTGGTAAGGTTCGAGTTTTTTACATACACAAGAATGGCTACGACAAAATTATCGAGGGGGAGGATGTGTACGATTTACATTATCATTACACGAACCCGGCGCAGAACGATCAGTACGTTATGTAG
- a CDS encoding protein ARV1, putative, translated as MICIKCGRCNSSLYTVYNKTNIKLNECNRCRNICDEYMEKNTFLIFINILFLKPEVYRHIIFNRLKYHDKFIHIFFLKMIILFLIINAYLHPNFENDHKEGESFSNFFLKNTTFGENTQRNYPNQDNCSSYTLFMYKYDDKHKLYGLYNIFNQSNVPNLVNIHKNKFLTCIFHNRFRDYNMCILNRKYEHMEDYDKRLIDLFLHNKESYGRKEAQASSWKGKLTEGVRPPAGKSTSESPNWTELYPFIDGKKWLLKLIQGSVKYESIFKLRKNHRLLRNDIVTLNNSEENSSLFQIINLLVYYHVDDYKLVLETREKEAYNIDYLVNFLHRIFFYQNGHETKNYFKSEMKSFVRKASTKSICPDPRKEIFPPNKCYDCELHDDPYNNLDKSGDELNRLCRNIFKNIDFTFHKNVEEIRKKENQKKHKFKIKQISMYSKLLFSDLDNEKYILKICNSSFSFKKLKSIIINYMLYFFFLCIFTYILKLYQEKKYRVKITMVKYNYLFMLFVLSNYPIVIYFILKVFNYNYINIYLNVYTIICNTIAYHIFISNDENYICYSIFSVLASYLLKNFLMIKIGNYL; from the coding sequence atgatTTGCATAAAATGCGGGAGGTGCAACTCTAGTCTGTACACTGTGTACAACAAGACGAACATAAAGTTGAACGAATGCAATCGGTGCAGAAACATATGTGATGAATACATGGagaaaaacacatttctaatttttattaatattttattcctcAAGCCTGAAGTTTATAGACATATCATATTTAATCGACTCAAATATCACGACAAATTTATTCacatcttttttcttaagatgattattttatttttaataataaatGCTTATTTACATCCCAACTTTGAAAATGACCATAAGGAAGGAGAGAGTTtttcaaacttttttttgaagaacacTACCTTCGGGGAAAACACACAAAGGAATTATCCGAATCAGGATAACTGCTCCTCCTACACTCTGTTTATGTACAAATATGATGATAAGCACAAGCTCTATGGGTTATATAACATTTTCAACCAGTCCAATGTTCCGAATTTAGTTAATATACACAAGAACAAGTTTTTAACTTGCATTTTTCACAACCGATTTAGGGATTACAATATGTGTATCCTTAACCGGAAGTACGAACATATGGAGGATTACGACAAGCGGTTGATTGATTTGTTTCTGCACAACAAGGAGAGCTATGGGAGGAAGGAAGCGCAGGCGAGTAGTTGGAAGGGAAAGCTTACTGAGGGGGTTAGACCCCCGGCTGGGAAGTCGACTTCGGAGAGCCCCAATTGGACAGAGCTCTACCCATTTAtagacggaaaaaaatggctactcAAGCTAATACAGGGAAGCGTAAAGTATGAATCGATATTCAAACTGAGAAAGAATCATCGACTGTTGAGGAACGACATTGTTACGTTGAACAATTCGGAAGAAAACAGTAGTCTGTTTCAAATCATAAACCTCCTCGTATATTACCATGTTGATGATTACAAACTAGTGCTGGAGACGAGAGAGAAGGAAGCGTACAACATTGATTAccttgttaattttttgcatagaatatttttttaccaaaaTGGACATGAAACAAAGAATTACTTCAAAAGTGAGATGAAGTCATTTGTAAGGAAAGCCTCCACAAAGAGTATTTGTCCCGACCCGAGGAAAGAGATCTTTCCCCCTAACAAGTGCTACGATTGTGAGCTCCATGACGATCCCTATAATAATTTAGACAAATCAGGCGATGAACTTAACAGGCTGTgcagaaatattttcaaaaatatcGATTTTACGTTTCATAAAAATGTGgaggaaataagaaaaaaggaaaatcagaAGAAacataaatttaaaattaaacaaatcaGTATGTACTCCAAGCTTTTATTTTCCGACTTggataatgaaaaatatattttgaaaatatgtaattcttctttttcgtttaaaaaattaaaatccaTTATCATAAATTATATgctctactttttttttttgtgcatttttacatatattcTAAAGTTAtatcaggagaaaaaatacagaGTTAAGATAACCATGGTGAAGTACAATTACCTGTTTATGCTCTTTGTACTGAGCAACTACCCCATCGTAATTTATTTCATCCTCAAGGTGTTCAATTATAACTACATCAATATATATCTAAATGTATACACCATTATATGCAACACAATCGCTtatcatatatttatttccaATGACGAGAATTATATTTGCTACTCCATATTTTCTGTGCTAGCCAGTTATCTGTTGAAGAATTTTCTCATGATTAAAATAGGGAATTACCTATAG